The following coding sequences are from one Nicotiana tomentosiformis chromosome 3, ASM39032v3, whole genome shotgun sequence window:
- the LOC104101997 gene encoding protein CHAPERONE-LIKE PROTEIN OF POR1, chloroplastic: MATTLISKPTLSSAFLGQQLSSRGNSKRSAPSGLFLRGPRCAATDTPYGGNIPQFPRVNVWDPYKRLGISRDASEEEVWSSRNFLLNQYYNHERSAESIEAAFEKILMASFINRKKTKINLKTRLKKKVEESPPWVQNLLSFVELPPPVIILRRLFLFGFMACWSVMNSAEAGPAFQVAISFGACVYFLNDKTKSVGRAALIGFGALVAGWFCGSLLVPMIPPNLLQPTWSLELLTSLFIYVSLFLGCTFLK; the protein is encoded by the exons ATGGCGACAACTCTCATCTCGAAACCTACCCTTTCCTCTGCTTTCCTCGGCCAACAACT TTCGAGTAGAGGAAATTCAAAGAGGTCGGCACCCTCTGGTTTGTTTCTCAGGGGCCCAAGATGTGCGGCGACGGATACTCCTTATGGAG GTAATATTCCGCAATTTCCTCGAGTGAATGTTTGGGATCCGTACAAACGTCTTGGAATAAGTCGCGATGCTTCTGAGGAAGAAGTTTGGAGCTCACGCAACTTTTTGTTAAACCAGTATTATAATCACGAGAGAAGTGCAGAATCAATTGAAGCTGCCTTTGAGAAGATATTAATGGCAAGCTTCATAAATAGAAAGAAGACAAAGATTAACTTGAAAACAAGGCTAAAAAAGAAAGTCGAGGAATCTCCCCCTTGGGTTCAGAACCTCCTCAGTTTTGTGGAACTTCCACCGCCTGTAATTATTTTGAGGAGATTATTCCTCTTTGGATTCATGGCGTGCTGGAGTGTGATGAACTCTGCTGAAGCTGGACCTGCATTCCAG GTAGCTATATCTTTTGGAGCTTGTGTGTACTTCCTTAATGACAAGACAAAGAGCGTAGGAAGAGCTGCTCTTATAGG GTTTGGAGCCCTAGTGGCTGGTTGGTTTTGTGGTTCACTGTTGGTTCCCATGATCCCTCCAAATCTGTTGCAACCAACTTGGAGTCTTGAACTCTTAACATCTCTCTTTATTTATGTCTCCTTGTTTCTGGGCTGTACTTTTCTCAAATGA
- the LOC104101996 gene encoding LOW QUALITY PROTEIN: probable acyl-activating enzyme 17, peroxisomal (The sequence of the model RefSeq protein was modified relative to this genomic sequence to represent the inferred CDS: substituted 1 base at 1 genomic stop codon) codes for MMINNGGNPAPNDPVLDKNEERLEARAPRPVENRNTARNYQVDVAISRFDGTGLKDWLYKCEQFFDVDETPEESKVKLTSCKLEGQALQWHQSFMKSRVTRECPRWGEYIRCLYARFGAELFDDPMGDFKNLREASKLTNIGKLLEQRGKELLGSSYKDPISSFSDFQQFSVSNLEIYWKIILEEMNICFSVSPECILRETPLHPGGQXLPEAHFNPAKNCLSLNRNRSLSDVVVITRDEGDGEAPVTKLALEELRSAVWRVAYAIDTLGLEKGSAIAIDMPMDVNSVVIYLAVIIAGYMVVSIADSFAPNEISTRLVISKAKAIFTKDFISRGGKKLPLYSKVIDAQSPIAIVIPNRSSTLSIKLRDGDISWHEFLERVDESKEFEYIGVELPAEAFTNILFSSGTTGEPKAIPWTTTTPLKAAADGWSHLNIRKGDVVAWPTNLGWMMGPFLIYCTLLNGATMALYNGSPLGSGFAKFVQDAKVTMLGVVPSIVRTWKSTNCIAGHDWSAICRFASTGEASGVDESLWLMGRAHYKPVIEICGGTEIGGGFIAGSLLQPQSLSAFSTAAMGCSLFIIGEDGSLRPPDVPGIGELALGPLLLGASSTLLNADHYGVYFKGMPVWNGKVLRRHGDVFERTSRGYYRAHGRADDTMNLGGVKVSSVEIEKVCNAVDEGILETAAIGVPPPGGGPDKLVIAVVFKDSEGSKHSLNSLKVSFNSALQKKLNPLFKVSHIVALPFLPRTATNKVMRRVLRQQFSQIGSKL; via the exons ATGATGATCAACAATGGAGGAAATCCTGCACCTAATGATCCAGTGTTGGACAAGAATGAAGAAAGGTTGGAAGCTCGAGCACCCAGACCTGTTGAAAATCGAAATACTGCCAGAAATTATCAAGTTGATGTAGCTATTTCTAGGTTTGATGGAACTGGGCTAAAAGATTGGTTGTATAAATGCGAGCAATTCTTCGATGTGGATGAAACTCCTGAAGAATCCAAGGTCAAACTGACTTCTTGCAAATTAGAGGGCCAGGCACTTCAATGGCATCAGAGTTTCATGAAGTCTAGGGTGACTAGAGAATGTCCTCGATGGGGAGAGTATATAAGATGCCTTTATGCCAGATTTGGTGCAGAGCTTTTTGATGATCCCATGGGTGATTTCAAAAATCTTAG AGAAGCTtccaagttgactaacattgGCAAGTTATTGGAGCAGCGAGGAAAAGAGTTACTGGGATCAAGTTATAAAGATCCCATATCAAGCTTCTCTGATTTTCAACAATTCTCAGTCTCAAACTTGGAG ATCTACTGGAAGATCATATTGGAGGAAATGAATATTTGTTTCTCTGTTAGTCCTGAATGTATTCTGCGTGAAACTCCGTTGCACCCTGGTGGTCAGTGACTTCCTGAAGCACATTTCAATCCTGCAAAGAATTGCTTGAGTTTGAACAGAAATAGGAGCTTAAGTGACGTAGTTGTGATAACTCGCGATGAAGGAGATGGTGAGGCACCTGTTACCAAATTGGCTCTTGAGGAACTAAGATCAGCAGTATG GAGAGTCGCATATGCCATTGATACACTGGGATTGGAAAAAGGATCTGCAATTGCCATAGATATGCCAATGGATGTCAATTCCGTGGTGATCTACTTGGCCGTCATTATTGCTGGTTATATGGTTGTCTCAATTGCTGACAGTTTTGCGCCAAATGAAATTTCAACGAGGCTCGTGATATCAAAAGCAAAGGCTATTTTCACTAAG GATTTCATTAGCCGTGGTGGAAAAAAACTACCACTGTACAG CAAAGTCATTGATGCTCAATCACCAATAGCAATTGTAATTCCGAATAGAAGCTCCACCTTGAGCATAAAATTGCGTGATGGTGACATTTCATGGCATGAATTCCTAGAAAGAGTAGACGAATCTAA GGAGTTTGAGTATATTGGGGTGGAACTACCTGCTGAAGCATTCACAAATATCCTTTTCTCTTCTGGCACGACAG GGGAACCAAAGGCGATTCCATGGACTACCACTACACCCCTTAAGGCAGCAGCTGATGGATGGTCCCACTTGAACATTCGCAAAGGTGATGTGGTGGCCTGGCCCACTAATCTTGGTTGGATGATGGGCCCTTTCCTAATTTACTGCACTCTTCTGAATGGAGCAACCATGGCCTTATACAATGGGTCCCCCCTTGGTTCTGGCTTTGCTAAGTTTGTGCAG GATGCTAAAGTAACTATGCTTGGGGTGGTCCCAAGTATTGTGAGGACATGGAAATCTACAAATTGCATTGCTGGTCATGATTGGTCAGCCATCTG CCGCTTTGCCTCCACTGGTGAAGCATCTGGTGTGGATGAATCCCTTTGGCTGATGGGAAGAGCTCATTACAAGCCTGTAATAGAGATCTGTGGTGGGACAGAAATTGGTGGTGGATTTATTGCTGGTTCGTTGTTGCAACCACAATCTTTATCTGCTTTTAGCACAGCAGCTATGGGTTGTAGTCTATTTATTATTGGCGAAGATGGGTCCCTTAGA CCACCAGATGTTCCTGGGATTGGTGAACTGGCCCTTGGTCCCCTTCTACTTGGGGCGTCGAGCACATTGCTGAATGCTGACCACTATGGTGTCTACTTCAAAGGCATGCCAGTTTGGAATGGAAAG GTTCTGAGAAGACATGGAGATGTATTTGAGCGTACTTCTAGAGGTTATTATCGTGCACATGGCCGTGCAGACGACACCATGAATCTGGGGGGTGTAAAG GTAAGTTCAGTCGAGATTGAAAAAGTTTGTAATGCAGTTGATGAAGGTATCCTTGAGACAGCAGCTATTGGGGTGCCACCTCCTGGAGGTGGCCCAGATAAGTTAGTTATAGCCGTTGTATTTAAGGATTCTGAAGGGTCAAAGCACAGCTTGAATTCATTGAAGGTTTCTTTCAATTCAGCTTTGCAAAAGAAATTGAATCCACTATTCAAG GTTTCACATATAGTAGCCCTCCCTTTCCTTCCAAGAACAGCAACAAATAAAGTCATGAGAAGAGTTTTGAGACAACAGTTCTCGCAAATTGGCTCTAAACTGTGA
- the LOC104101995 gene encoding calcium sensing receptor, chloroplastic gives MALRASATAKSPLPPPSSSPTKIFNFPALSQKPEFTSKSVSLSLSTSTALFLFPLFTATHEARALSLPKEDIVSSLNQVESAVNQAQQVGSNIFDAASRVIGPVIEFVKPGIDVALPLVKQAGEEVLKNASPVISDASKKAQEAMQSAGMDTQPVMTAAKTIVDAAQQTSKVIEGAKPIASSTVETISSTDPAIIAVAGGSLFLAYLLLPPVFSALSFSLRGYKGELTPAQTLDQMCSKNYVLIDIRTEKDKDKAGIPRLPSSAKNNMIQIPLEDLPSKLRGLVRNAKKVEAELVALKISYLKKINKGSNIVIMDSYSDSAKTVAKTLTSLGFKNCWIMTDGFSGGRGWLQSRLGTDSYNFSFAQVLSPSRVIPAAARRFGTTGTVKLLSGDSD, from the exons ATGGCGCTTAGAGCTTCAGCCACCGCAAAATCACCTCTTCCTCCGCCTTCTTCTTCACCTACGAAAATCTTTAATTTCCCTGCACTCTCCCAGAAACCGGAATTCACTTCAAAATCTGTGTCTTTATCGCTCTCTACATCAACTGCTCTTTTCCTCTTTCCTCTCTTCACTGCTACCCATGAAGCCAGGGCACTCAGCTTACCCAAGGAAGATATTGTCTCTTCCCTTAATCAG GTAGAATCTGCAGTTAATCAAGCTCAACAGGTTGGTTCGAACATCTTTGATGCTGCAAGCCGAGTGATTGGGCCCGTAATTGAATTTGTGAAGCCCGGGATTGATGTGGCATTGCCTTTAGTAAAGCAGGCAGGAGAGGAAGTTTTGAAGAATGCTTCTCCTGTCATATCCGATGCCTCTAAGAAAGCCCAAGAGGCAATGCAGAGTGCTGGCATGGACACTCAGCCAGTGATGACTGCAGCTAAG ACAATTGTTGATGCTGCTCAACAGACATCCAAGGTGATCGAAGGGGCCAAACCAATCGCCTCATCCACAGTTGAAACAATTTCATCAACTGATCCAGCTATTATTGCAGTGGCCGGTGGCTCATTATTCCTTGCATATCTTTTACTTCCCCCAGTTTTCTCCGCTCTCTCTTTCAGCCTTCGTGGTTACAAGG GTGAACTAACTCCTGCTCAAACACTGGACCAGATGTGTTCTAAGAATTATGTCTTGATTGATATTAGAACAGAGAAGGACAAGGATAAGGCTGGAATTCCTCGTCTTCCATCTAGTGCTAAAAACAATATGATTCAAATCCC TTTGGAAGATTTACCGAGCAAACTAAGGGGTCTTGTGAGAAATGCGAAGAAAGTGGAAGCTGAATTAGTAGCTCTGAAGATATCATACCTCAAGAAAATCAACAAAGGGTCTAACATTGTGATAATGGACTC GTACTCTGATTCAGCTAAAACAGTTGCTAAAACACTGACGAGCCTTGGCTTTAAGAACTGCTGGATCATGACTGATGGCTTCTCTGGAGGGAGGGGTTGGTTGCAGAGTCGGCTGGGAACAGATTCTTACAACTTTTCTTTTGCTCAAGTTTTATCACCATCAAGAGTCATACCAGCAGCAGCTAGACGTTTTGGTACAACAGGCACTGTCAAATTGCTTTCAGGGGATAGTGATTAA
- the LOC104101998 gene encoding tetraspanin-8-like, translating to MVRVSNLIITFLNCVTLAVSLVAIGFSIWLHFNGSATLCQKVFQKPLLILGISLLVVSVLGLVGSCYRVTFFLWIYLFLLFLLIVGLLCFSVFAILVTNKNVSRALSGRGYMEVKFGDYSHWLQKYVFNAENWEEIKSCLVDTKFCQRLPTGKGADFYKYSLSATQSSCCKPPTYCGLEFHNATYWTLPIAGPAVPDNDCKIWSNVQTELCFNCQSCKIAFLDNIKKDWKKVSLINFGLFLLVLIVYCVGCCALRNNKSKGYHRHKPYP from the exons ATGGTCCGAGTAAGCAACTTGATAATCACATTCCTTAATTGTGTGACCCTAGCGGTTTCACTTGTCGCCATAGGGTTTTCAATTTGGCTCCATTTTAACGGCAGTGCTACACTTTGCCAAAAAGTGTTTCAGAAGCCTTTGTTAATACTGGGAATTTCTCTACTGGTTGTTTCTGTGCTGGGATTGGTTGGGTCTTGTTACCGAGTCACGTTTTTCCTGTGGATATATTTGTTTTTGCTGTTTTTGCTCATCGTAGGGTTGCTTTGTTTCTCGGTGTTCGCTATTTTGGTCACAAATAAAAACGTGAGCAGGGCTTTGTCTGGGAGAGGTTATATGGAAGTCAAGTTTGGAGATTACTCACACTGGTTGCAGAAGTATGTGTTTAATGCTGAGAATTGGGAGGAGATTAAGAGTTGTTTGGTTGATACGAAATTCTGTCAACGTTTACCTACTGGCAAAGGCGCTGACTTCTACAAATATAGCCTCTCTGCTACTCAG TCGAGTTGCTGTAAGCCACCCACTTACTGCGGCTTAGAGTTCCACAATGCAACCTACTGGACCTTGCCCATAGCAGGGCCGGCCGTACCAGATAATGACTGCAAAATATGGAGCAATGTACAAACAGAGCTCTGCTTCAACTGCCAATCATGTAAGATAGCATTCCTTGACAACATCAAGAAAGATTGGAAGAAAGTGTCCCTCATCAACTTTGGCCTCTTCCTTCTAGTCCTCATTGTTTATTGCGTTGGCTGCTGCGCTCTCAGGAACAATAAATCAAAGGGATACCATAGGCACAAACCATACCCATGA